The following are encoded in a window of Cupriavidus oxalaticus genomic DNA:
- the holA gene encoding DNA polymerase III subunit delta, which translates to MQLKLDGLDAHLKQAKARGLAPLYVVHGDEHLLVLEAVDRLRAAARAAGFSEREVLVAERGFHWSQLVEAQQSMSLFGDRKIVELRIPSGKPGKDGGEALRAVAAQPSPDVVMLVTLPRLDFATSKSAWFQALEGAGVSIKVDAVDRTRLPAWVGERLALQQQRVEGGEPGRRALQFIADKVEGNLLAAHQEIQKLGLLYPPGELSFDQVHDAVLNVARYDVFKLSEAMLSGDVPRLVRMLEGLRGEGEATVLVLWALTEEIRVLSKVRQGLAAGKPAGVLMRELRVWGPRERLVPQAAQRLPLPRLEAALALAARLDRQVKGLHDLPPPGSAPLPAEPWDGLQQLALMVAR; encoded by the coding sequence ATGCAACTCAAGCTCGACGGGCTCGACGCGCACCTGAAGCAGGCGAAGGCCCGCGGCCTGGCGCCTCTGTACGTGGTGCACGGCGACGAGCACCTGCTGGTGCTGGAGGCGGTCGACCGCCTGCGCGCCGCGGCGCGCGCAGCGGGGTTCTCCGAGCGCGAGGTGCTGGTGGCCGAGCGCGGCTTTCACTGGAGCCAGCTGGTCGAGGCGCAGCAGTCGATGTCGCTGTTCGGCGACCGCAAGATCGTCGAGCTGCGCATCCCTTCGGGCAAGCCCGGCAAGGACGGCGGCGAGGCGCTGCGCGCGGTGGCGGCGCAGCCGTCGCCGGACGTGGTGATGCTGGTGACGCTGCCGCGGCTGGATTTCGCCACTTCCAAGTCGGCATGGTTCCAGGCGCTGGAAGGCGCGGGGGTGTCGATCAAGGTCGACGCGGTGGACCGCACCCGGCTGCCGGCATGGGTCGGCGAGCGGCTGGCGCTGCAGCAGCAGCGCGTCGAGGGCGGCGAGCCGGGACGGCGCGCGCTGCAGTTCATCGCGGACAAGGTCGAGGGCAACCTGCTGGCGGCACACCAGGAAATCCAGAAGCTGGGCCTGCTGTATCCGCCGGGCGAGCTGAGCTTCGACCAGGTCCACGACGCGGTGCTGAACGTGGCCCGCTATGACGTATTCAAGCTGTCCGAGGCGATGCTGTCGGGCGACGTGCCGCGCCTGGTGCGCATGCTCGAAGGGCTGCGCGGCGAGGGCGAGGCCACGGTGCTGGTGCTGTGGGCGCTGACCGAGGAAATTCGCGTATTATCCAAGGTCCGGCAAGGCCTTGCGGCCGGCAAGCCGGCGGGCGTGCTGATGCGCGAACTGCGCGTCTGGGGCCCGCGCGAGCGGCTGGTGCCGCAGGCCGCGCAGCGCCTGCCGCTGCCACGGCTGGAAGCGGCGCTGGCGCTGGCCGCGCGGCTGGACCGCCAGGTCAAGGGTTTGCACGACCTGCCGCCACCGGGCAGCGCGCCGCTGCCGGCGGAACCGTGGGACGGTTTGCAGCAGTTGGCGCTGATGGTTGCGCGCTGA
- a CDS encoding LPS-assembly lipoprotein LptE, with protein sequence MKRLNMGRRKALAAMLAVPATGLLAGCGFHLRGNSDFAFKRLYIGIPPNSLMGADLRRAIRGGSDTQVVADQKEADALLDVLQDTRTKSILSITTEGVVREYRLTQRFTFRLRDAAGKELIAPSQLVLTRDLTYNEANTLAKDYEEQQLYRDMQRDIVQQLMRRLAAVKAI encoded by the coding sequence ATGAAGCGACTGAACATGGGCCGCCGCAAGGCGCTCGCGGCGATGCTGGCGGTGCCGGCAACGGGCCTGCTGGCCGGCTGCGGCTTCCATCTGCGCGGCAATTCGGACTTCGCGTTCAAGCGGCTCTATATCGGGATTCCGCCCAACTCGCTGATGGGCGCGGACCTGCGCCGCGCGATCCGCGGCGGCTCCGACACCCAGGTGGTGGCCGACCAGAAAGAGGCCGACGCGCTGCTGGACGTGCTGCAGGACACCCGCACCAAGTCCATCCTGTCGATCACGACCGAGGGCGTGGTGCGCGAGTACCGCCTGACGCAGCGCTTTACCTTCCGCCTGCGCGATGCCGCCGGCAAGGAACTGATCGCGCCGTCGCAGCTGGTGCTGACGCGCGACCTGACCTACAACGAAGCCAACACGCTGGCCAAGGACTACGAAGAGCAGCAGCTGTACCGCGACATGCAGCGCGATATCGTGCAGCAGCTGATGCGCCGGCTGGCCGCGGTCAAGGCCATCTGA